One genomic segment of Rhinopithecus roxellana isolate Shanxi Qingling chromosome 6, ASM756505v1, whole genome shotgun sequence includes these proteins:
- the TRIL gene encoding TLR4 interactor with leucine rich repeats: MEAARAVRFLLVVCSCLALPPRAKPVCPERCDCQHPQHLLCTNRGLRVVPKTSSLPSPHDVLTYSLGGNFITNITAFDFHRLGQLRRLDLQYNQIRSLHPKTFEKLSRLEELYLGNNLLQALSPGTLAPLRKLRILYANGNEIGRLSRGSFEGLESLVKLRLDGNALGALPDAVFAPLSNLLYLHLESNRIRFLGKNAFAQLGKLRFLNLSANELQPSLRHAATFAPLRSLSTLILSANSLQHLGPRVFQHLPRLGLLSLRGNQLMHLAPEAFWGLEALRELRLEGNRLSQLPTALLEPLHSLETLDLSGNELSALHPATFGHLGRLRELSLRNNALSALSGDIFAASPALYRLDLDGNGWTCDCRLRGLKRWMGDWHSQGRLLTVFVQCRHPPALRGKYLDYLDDQQLQNGSCADPSPSASLTTDRRRRPLPTAAGEEMTPPAGLAEELPPQPQLQQQGQFLAGVAWDGAARELVANRSALRLSRRGPGFQQPSPSAAAAAGPAPQFLDQHEKSQRGRPTPADPAHAEPTPTASPGSAPSPAGDPWQRATKQRLGMEHQERAAQSDVGAGLPPLVSDPCDFNKFILCNLTVEAVGADSALVRWAVREHRSPRPLGGARFRLLFDRFGQQPKFHRFVYLPERSDSATLRELRGDTPYLVCVEGVLGGRVCPVAPRDHCAGLVTLPEAVSRGGVDYQLLTLALLTVNALLVLLALAAWSSRWLRRKLRARRKGGAPVHVRHMYSTRRPLRSMGTGVSADFSGFQSHRPRTTVCALSEADLIEFPCDRFMDSAGGGAGGSLRREDHLLQRFAD; encoded by the coding sequence ATGGAGGCTGCCCGCGCCGTGCGCTTCCTGCTCGTGGTGTGCAGCTGCCTCGCGCTCCCGCCGCGGGCCAAGCCCGTGTGCCCGGAGCGCTGCGACTGCCAGCACCCCCAGCATCTCCTGTGCACCAACAGGGGGCTCCGCGTCGTGCCCAAGACCAGCTCGCTGCCGAGTCCCCACGACGTGCTCACCTACAGCCTCGGCGGCAACTTCATAACCAACATCACGGCCTTCGACTTCCACCGTCTGGGGCAGCTCAGACGGCTGGACCTGCAGTACAACCAGATCCGCTCTCTGCACCCCAAGACCTTCGAGAAGCTCTCGCGGCTGGAAGAGCTGTACCTGGGGAACAACCTCTTGCAGGCGCTCTCCCCGGGCACGCTGGCCCCGCTGCGCAAGCTGCGCATCCTCTACGCCAACGGGAACGAGATCGGCCGCCTAAGCCGCGGCTCCTTCGAGGGCCTGGAGAGTCTGGTCAAGCTGCGGCTGGACGGGAACGCCCTGGGGGCGCTGCCGGACGCAGTCTTCGCCCCCTTGAGCAACCTGCTCTACCTACATCTAGAGTCCAACCGTATTCGCTTTCTGGGCAAGAACGCCTTCGCCCAGCTAGGCAAGCTGCGCTTCCTCAATCTCTCTGCCAACGAGCTACAGCCCTCCCTGCGCCACGCGGCCACCTTCGCACCGCTGCGCTCCCTCTCCACCCTCATTCTCTCGGCCAACAGCCTGCAGCACCTCGGGCCGCGCGTCTTCCAGCACCTGCCACGTCTGGGCCTGCTGTCGCTCAGGGGCAACCAGCTCATGCACCTCGCGCCGGAGGCCTTTTGGGGCTTGGAGGCCCTGCGCGAGCTGCGCCTGGAGGGTAATCGGCTGAGCCAGCTGCCAACCGCGCTGCTGGAGCCTCTGCACAGCCTGGAGACGCTGGACTTGAGCGGCAATGAGTTGTCCGCCCTGCACCCGGCCACCTTCGGTCACCTGGGCCGGCTGCGCGAGCTCAGCCTGCGCAACAACGCGCTCAGCGCCCTATCCGGCGACATCTTCGCCGCCAGCCCAGCCCTTTATCGGCTGGATCTAGACGGCAACGGCTGGACCTGCGACTGCCGGCTGCGAGGCCTGAAGCGCTGGATGGGCGACTGGCACTCGCAGGGCCGGCTCCTCACTGTCTTCGTGCAGTGTCGCCACCCCCCGGCCCTGCGAGGCAAATACCTGGATTACCTGGATGACCAGCAGCTGCAAAACGGGTCCTGCGCGGATCCCTCGCCCTCAGCTTCCCTGACCACTGACCGCAGGCGGCGGCCCCTCCCCACGGCCGCAGGGGAGGAGATGACGCCACCTGCAGGTCTCGCGGAGGAGCTGCCGCCGCAGCCGCAGCTCCAGCAGCAGGGGCAATTTCTAGCTGGGGTGGCCTGGGATGGAGCCGCCAGGGAGCTGGTAGCCAACCGCAGCGCCCTAAGGCTGAGTCGGCGGGGCCCAGGCTTCCAGCAGCCCAGCCCCTCCGCCGCTGCCGCTGCGGGCCCGGCTCCACAGTTCCTAGACCAGCACGAGAAGTCCCAGCGGGGCCGTCCGACTCCAGCAGATCCCGCCCACGCGGAGCCCACCCCAACGGCCTCTCCCGGTTCCGCGCCGTCGCCCGCCGGCGACCCCTGGCAGCGCGCGACGAAGCAACGCCTGGGCATGGAACACCAGGAGCGTGCCGCCCAGTCCGACGTGGGGGCCGGGCTGCCGCCGCTGGTGTCCGACCCGTGTGACTTCAACAAGTTCATCCTGTGCAACCTGACGGTGGAGGCGGTGGGCGCAGACAGCGCGTTGGTGCGCTGGGCAGTGCGCGAGCACCGCAGTCCCCGGCCGCTGGGCGGCGCGCGCTTCCGCCTGCTCTTCGACCGCTTCGGCCAGCAGCCCAAGTTCCACCGCTTCGTATACCTGCCCGAGCGCAGTGACTCGGCCACGTTGCGCGAGCTGCGCGGGGACACCCCCTACCTGGTGTGCGTGGAGGGCGTGCTTGGGGGCCGCGTCTGCCCTGTGGCTCCCCGGGACCACTGCGCGGGGCTGGTCACCCTGCCGGAGGCCGTGAGCCGGGGCGGCGTCGACTACCAGCTGCTGACCTTGGCCCTGCTGACGGTCAACGCGCTGCTGGTGCTCCTGGCCCTGGCGGCCTGGTCGTCTCGCTGGCTGCGGAGGAAGCTGCGGGCCAGGCGGAAGGGCGGGGCCCCGGTCCATGTTCGCCACATGTACTCCACCCGACGGCCCCTGCGCTCCATGGGCACCGGCGTGTCCGCGGACTTCTCGGGATTCCAGTCTCACCGGCCGCGCACCACCGTGTGCGCGCTCAGTGAGGCGGACCTCATCGAATTCCCCTGCGACCGCTTCATGGACAGTGCGGGCGGCGGTGCGGGCGGCAGCCTGAGACGGGAGGACCATCTCCTGCAGCGATTTGCCGACTAG